A region from the Pristiophorus japonicus isolate sPriJap1 unplaced genomic scaffold, sPriJap1.hap1 HAP1_SCAFFOLD_264, whole genome shotgun sequence genome encodes:
- the LOC139247222 gene encoding probable G-protein coupled receptor 139, with protein MLLDHCRHRRSCDHVLLGVPVNLVTIVVLSRGKCGLSTCTTRYLVTMAAADLLVVITEVILRRINAYYFPWSFLDITPVCTVIYLLSRVATDCSVWFTVTFTFDRFVAICCQKLKTKYCTGRTAAVVLATSCILLCSKNVPFYFTVKPVYIIDNVPWLCLTIPSYYTEPGWVGFDWFDKVLTPLLPFAVILLLNAMTVRHILVASRVRKRLRGESKGENGSDPEMESRKKSVILLFTISGSFILLWLVIVIDFLYYSIAGITPGDYNVSLYTFAQVGYMLQNLSCCTNTFIYGVTQSKFREQLKSTVKYPLTSIIQFINKQNN; from the exons ATGCTACTTGATCATTGCCGTCATCGGCGTTCCTG tgaccatgtattgctgggagttcctg tgaatttagtgacGATTGTGGTActctcccggggaaagtgcgggctgtccacctgcaccactcgctacctggtgaccatggcagcggcggatctactggtggtcatcACTGAGGTCATACTGAGGCGGATTAATGCGTATTATTTCCCATGGTCTTTCCTGGATATCACCCCTGTGTGTACTGTTATATATCTCCTGTCCCGTGTAGCCACAGACtgctctgtctggttcaccgtcactttcacctttgatcgatttgtggccatttgttgccagaagctgaaaaccaaatattgcaccgggagaactgcggctgtggttctggcaacaagctgcattctgctctgttcAAAAAACGTCCCCTTCTACTTTACAGTTAAACCTGTatatataatcgacaatgttccATGGCTCTGTCTCACAATCCCATCCTATTATACTGAGCCCGGATGGGtgggatttgactggtttgataaggttttaaccccactgctcccattcgctgtaattttgttgctcaatgctatgacagtcagacacattttagtggccagtcgagtccggaagagactgaggggtgagagcaagggggagaatggcagtgacccagaaaTGGAGAGCAGGAAGAAGTCtgtcattttactcttcaccatatccggcagcttcatactgctgtggctggtaaTTGTTATAGATTTCTTATATTATAGCATTGCAGGAATAACTCCTGGTGATTACAATGTTTCTTTATATACCTTTGCACAAGTCGGATATATGCTGCAgaatttaagttgctgcacaaacacatttatttacggggtgacccagtccaagttcagagagcagttgaagagcacGGTGAAATATCCGCTTACCTCTATTATACAATTTATTAATAAACAGAACAACTGA